One Gossypium hirsutum isolate 1008001.06 unplaced genomic scaffold, Gossypium_hirsutum_v2.1 scaffold_1195, whole genome shotgun sequence DNA segment encodes these proteins:
- the LOC107939829 gene encoding uncharacterized protein isoform X3: protein MGCRSGPFCWNISLCSEAVANNHSRTASNPCLHLDKNFATPSERAINQGIVPKLCVPTDTLLWEDSFREREKPISFSLPVLFVVMLKSPASWVNHFRTNVSIRSSFGFGERQTRRRFGSQSVENRHQS, encoded by the exons ATGGGCTGTAGATCTG GCCCCTTCTGTTGGAATATTTCCTTATGTTCTGAAGCTGTTGCAAACAACCACTCCAGAACTGCGTCAAATCCTTGTCTtcatttggacaaaaattttgCCACTCCATCTGAACGAGCAATTAATCAGGGTATTGTGCCAAAG CTTTGTGTACCCACAGACACTCTACTGTGGGAAGATAGTTTTCGTGAGAGGGAGAAACCCATAAGTTTTTCTCTGCCGGTTCTGTTTGTTGTGATGTTGAAATCGCCTGCTTCATGGGTGAATCATTTCAG AACGAACGTTTCAATCAGATCGAGTTTCGGGTTTGGTGAGCGTCAAACGCGCCGTCGCTTCGGCTCCCAAAGTGTAGAAAATCGTCATCAATCGT